One segment of Gammaproteobacteria bacterium DNA contains the following:
- a CDS encoding NnrS family protein, whose protein sequence is MKPRAAWAALTAEPYRILLTLGTLQLLTALLVWSIELIGRPRGLPLAMAGPLPPGSLHALLMLYTVFPFFIFGFLMTTYPRWLDAPPLPRSRYLPAALLLGTGVLLFYTGVYASAGWMAIGLLVFLGGYLLAMLGLWETQRRGRIHGRLYERYLHIALLLGAIGILLAAAALHGHASLWPAARTFGLWGFLLPVLVTMSHRMLPFLTSCVPGTDPISQPRGGPHALLGLIALHGLLEWAGQPRWLWLADLPLALIAAHHLRCWAFARCRRARLLAMLHSAFAWFVAGMLLSGSASLLLFFGQPDHLGRAPLHALGMGFALGMTLAMVTRIAQAHIGLAPVAGTSVWLAFWALNGAVLLRILGELMPPSALTPVSGILLVVALLPWAAHCLPLLLKHRDTGRD, encoded by the coding sequence ATGAAGCCGCGCGCCGCCTGGGCCGCGCTCACCGCCGAGCCCTACCGCATCCTGCTGACCCTCGGCACACTCCAGCTGCTCACCGCTCTGCTCGTCTGGTCCATCGAACTGATCGGACGCCCACGCGGCCTGCCGCTAGCGATGGCCGGACCACTGCCACCCGGCAGCCTCCATGCGCTGCTCATGCTCTATACGGTCTTCCCGTTCTTCATCTTCGGCTTTCTGATGACGACCTACCCGCGCTGGCTGGACGCACCGCCGCTGCCGCGGTCGCGCTATCTGCCGGCGGCACTGCTGCTCGGCACCGGCGTGCTGCTGTTCTACACCGGTGTGTATGCGTCCGCCGGGTGGATGGCCATCGGCCTGCTGGTGTTCCTGGGCGGCTATCTGCTGGCCATGCTGGGCCTGTGGGAGACGCAGCGCCGCGGCCGCATCCATGGCCGGCTGTACGAGCGCTATCTGCACATCGCCCTGCTGCTGGGGGCGATCGGTATCTTGCTCGCGGCCGCGGCACTGCACGGGCACGCATCGCTCTGGCCGGCGGCGCGTACGTTCGGACTGTGGGGGTTCCTGCTGCCCGTCCTGGTGACCATGAGCCATCGCATGCTGCCCTTCCTCACCAGCTGCGTCCCCGGCACCGACCCCATCAGTCAACCGCGCGGCGGGCCGCATGCCCTGCTCGGCCTCATCGCCCTCCACGGGCTCCTGGAATGGGCCGGGCAGCCGCGCTGGCTGTGGCTCGCCGACCTGCCGCTGGCATTGATCGCCGCCCACCACCTGCGCTGCTGGGCCTTCGCCCGCTGCCGGCGCGCGCGGCTGCTGGCGATGCTCCATAGCGCCTTCGCCTGGTTCGTCGCCGGCATGCTGCTCTCCGGCAGTGCCAGCCTGCTGCTGTTCTTCGGCCAGCCCGATCACCTGGGTCGCGCGCCACTGCATGCCCTGGGCATGGGCTTCGCCCTGGGCATGACACTGGCCATGGTCACGCGGATCGCGCAGGCCCATATCGGGCTGGCACCGGTGGCCGGCACGTCCGTCTGGCTGGCCTTCTGGGCCCTGAACGGTGCCGTGCTGTTGCGCATTCTGGGAGAACTGATGCCGCCAAGCGCGCTGACGCCCGTCTCCGGGATACTGCTGGTCGTGGCGCTGCTGCCCTGGGCGGCGCATTGCCTGCCCCTGCTGCTGAAACACCGAGACACCGGCAGAGACTAG
- a CDS encoding VanZ family protein: protein MRAAVVVSLQGGQMVVWKAAKSYWPGVLALGAVLLLAGIAMFIADGHGYDIQRLSLRYPGIDKLAHFLTHLTLTLGIYGIARRSWKGLGRATLLAIAVVASLLLGLVDETQQAFVAGREFDLLDLLANVCGTTTGALLLAARQSTARRNLVWMLLPVGMLGAILVHAYASGRYYSTGLLQIHAGDLVGAQRSFLEGIARGYATPALYNELAWLELERLDADPATALWHSALAVAAEPDNAGFLDTHGWALYRAGRYEEALDPLLRAFAGQPDMVCIHYHLGAVYHALGRPGLARTHLLRQLTVSTEGDYADGARALLADMAQTRGGR from the coding sequence GTGCGGGCCGCCGTCGTAGTGTCGTTGCAGGGAGGGCAGATGGTGGTGTGGAAAGCGGCAAAATCATACTGGCCCGGCGTGCTGGCGTTGGGGGCGGTATTGTTGCTGGCCGGCATTGCGATGTTCATCGCCGATGGGCACGGCTACGATATTCAGCGCCTCAGCCTGCGCTACCCGGGCATCGATAAGCTGGCCCACTTTCTCACCCACCTGACCCTGACGCTGGGCATCTACGGGATCGCACGCCGGTCCTGGAAGGGGCTGGGGCGCGCTACCCTGCTGGCCATCGCGGTAGTGGCATCACTGCTGCTGGGGCTGGTGGACGAGACCCAGCAGGCGTTCGTCGCCGGGCGTGAGTTCGACCTGCTCGACCTGCTCGCAAATGTCTGCGGCACGACCACCGGCGCCTTGCTCCTGGCCGCGCGGCAGTCCACCGCTCGACGCAACCTGGTCTGGATGCTGCTGCCGGTGGGCATGCTCGGTGCCATACTGGTTCATGCCTACGCCTCGGGCCGGTACTACAGTACCGGCCTGCTGCAGATCCATGCCGGCGATCTGGTTGGCGCCCAGCGCTCGTTCCTGGAGGGCATCGCCCGTGGTTACGCGACGCCGGCACTCTACAACGAACTGGCCTGGCTCGAACTCGAGCGCCTCGATGCCGACCCTGCGACGGCCCTGTGGCATTCGGCCCTGGCCGTGGCAGCCGAGCCGGACAACGCCGGCTTCCTCGATACCCACGGCTGGGCGCTGTACCGCGCCGGCCGGTACGAAGAGGCCCTCGATCCTCTCCTGCGGGCCTTCGCGGGCCAGCCGGACATGGTCTGCATCCATTACCACCTGGGGGCCGTCTATCATGCGCTCGGCAGGCCGGGTCTCGCCCGCACCCATCTGTTGCGCCAACTGACAGTGAGCACGGAGGGCGACTATGCCGACGGGGCACGGGCACTGCTCGCCGACATGGCACAAACGCGCGGCGGGCGCTAG
- a CDS encoding ABC transporter ATP-binding protein codes for MLSAEQAATEILVGVSDLRIRIGGTYPVDGVSFNIARGETLALLGESGCGKSMTALALMGLLPNGAEIVSGHIGYRGRDLRTLTPLERRQLRGRRIAMVFQEPMTSLNPVLSIGHQIAEAVSLHQRLADAAARRRVVELLEAVGLGDAEARYGDYPHQLSGGMKQRVLIAIALAGDPDLLIADEPTTALDVTIQAQILDLLVRLQRERNMALLLITHDLGVAAQVADRVAIMYAGQIVEQGPRDAFFAAPAHPYSRMLFRALPDLGQRGRPLAAIPGQVPVPSTGHTGCRFAPRCDRVMPRCEAEAPPWYGTWEWGVRCYLGEQAAVESEPPLPEPAPLEVPPPTIAARPLLQVRDLQVNFLVRRGFGRARQILHAVDGVSFELMTGRTLALVGESGCGKSTVAKAVLQLQPLDAGTVVFDGQDLSRLSPEELRRARAGFQLIFQDPFASMNPRMRVRDMLVEAMEVQNIGAARPERLARAADLLQQVGLRTEQLSLYPHQFSGGQRQRLCIARALAVNPRLVVCDEPTSALDVSVQAQILNLLRRLQLDHGLSYLFISHDLAVVGYLADDVAVMYLGRIVERGPADRVLADPLHPYTQALLQAVPSAYAPHRPAEVRGDPPSPLNRPSGCHFEPRCPRARPECRQHYPESVQVDEHREVSCVLYRPSPTGP; via the coding sequence ATGCTGTCAGCTGAGCAGGCCGCCACCGAGATCCTGGTCGGGGTGAGCGATCTCCGCATCCGGATCGGTGGGACCTATCCGGTCGACGGTGTCAGCTTCAACATCGCCCGCGGCGAGACGCTCGCGCTGCTGGGTGAATCCGGCTGTGGCAAATCCATGACCGCGCTGGCGTTGATGGGGCTGCTGCCGAACGGTGCCGAGATCGTCAGCGGGCATATCGGCTACCGTGGCCGGGATCTGCGCACACTCACGCCACTGGAGCGGCGCCAGCTGCGCGGCCGGCGTATCGCGATGGTCTTTCAGGAGCCCATGACCTCGCTCAATCCGGTACTTTCCATCGGCCATCAGATCGCCGAGGCTGTGAGCCTCCATCAGCGGCTGGCGGATGCTGCCGCGCGGCGGCGTGTCGTGGAACTGCTCGAGGCGGTGGGTCTCGGCGACGCCGAGGCGCGTTACGGCGACTACCCCCATCAGCTGTCCGGCGGCATGAAGCAGCGCGTGCTGATCGCCATTGCCCTGGCCGGCGATCCGGATCTGCTGATCGCCGACGAACCGACCACGGCGCTGGACGTAACCATCCAGGCACAGATACTCGATCTGCTGGTACGCCTGCAGCGCGAACGCAATATGGCGCTGTTGCTCATTACCCACGACCTGGGGGTGGCGGCACAGGTCGCGGATCGTGTCGCCATCATGTATGCGGGACAGATCGTCGAGCAGGGGCCGCGCGACGCCTTCTTCGCGGCGCCCGCGCACCCCTACAGTCGGATGTTGTTCCGCGCACTGCCGGATCTGGGACAGCGTGGCCGGCCGCTGGCGGCGATCCCGGGCCAGGTGCCGGTGCCATCTACCGGGCACACCGGCTGTCGTTTCGCACCGCGTTGTGACCGGGTCATGCCGCGCTGTGAGGCCGAAGCACCGCCCTGGTACGGCACCTGGGAGTGGGGTGTGCGCTGTTATCTGGGCGAGCAGGCGGCCGTGGAGTCGGAGCCGCCGCTGCCGGAACCCGCACCGCTCGAGGTGCCGCCACCCACGATCGCGGCCCGGCCGCTGCTGCAGGTGCGTGATCTCCAGGTCAATTTTCTGGTCCGACGCGGCTTCGGCCGGGCCCGCCAGATCCTGCACGCCGTCGATGGCGTGTCCTTCGAACTGATGACCGGCCGCACGCTGGCACTGGTGGGCGAATCGGGCTGCGGCAAGTCCACGGTGGCCAAGGCAGTATTACAATTGCAACCGCTGGATGCCGGCACGGTCGTGTTCGACGGACAGGATCTCAGTCGGCTGTCGCCGGAGGAACTGCGCCGCGCCCGTGCCGGCTTCCAACTCATCTTTCAGGATCCATTCGCGTCGATGAATCCACGCATGCGGGTGCGCGACATGCTGGTCGAGGCCATGGAGGTGCAGAACATCGGCGCGGCGCGCCCCGAGCGCCTGGCGCGGGCCGCCGACCTGCTGCAGCAGGTCGGCCTGCGGACCGAACAGCTGAGCCTGTATCCACACCAGTTCTCCGGGGGGCAGCGCCAGCGGCTGTGCATCGCGCGTGCCCTGGCGGTGAATCCCCGCCTCGTGGTCTGCGACGAACCGACCAGCGCCCTGGATGTGTCGGTGCAGGCGCAGATCCTCAATCTGTTGCGGCGCCTGCAGCTGGACCACGGCCTGTCCTATCTGTTCATCAGCCACGATCTGGCGGTGGTCGGTTATCTGGCCGATGATGTCGCGGTGATGTATCTGGGGCGCATCGTGGAGCGTGGACCGGCCGATCGCGTACTCGCCGACCCGCTGCATCCCTATACCCAGGCATTGTTGCAGGCGGTGCCCTCTGCGTATGCGCCGCACCGGCCCGCCGAGGTGCGCGGCGATCCGCCGTCGCCCTTGAACCGGCCCAGTGGCTGTCATTTCGAGCCGCGCTGTCCACGGGCGCGGCCGGAATGCCGGCAGCACTATCCCGAAAGTGTCCAGGTTGACGAGCACCGCGAGGTGAGCTGCGTGTTGTATCGCCCAAGTCCGACAGGCCCCTAG
- a CDS encoding dipeptide ABC transporter ATP-binding protein, translating to MVDSPHNDTDRLLEIKELSVAFRDPSGGFNRVVQSVDFHVAAGERVALVGESGSGKSVTALSILRLHEPSQTRFPSGQILFAGRNLLALNDADMRALRGREIAMIFQEPMNSLNPVQPIGRQLMEPLLLHAGVTQTQARRRMLELLDRTGIVEPHKRFDAFPHMLSGGQRQRVMIAMALACSPKLLIADEPTTALDVTVQAQILTLLEDLQKEFSMAVLLISHDLNLVRRFAERVSVMRNGSIVEQGAVTAVFGTPQHAYTRQLIDAQPRRMLGSDDAVGARALLLQGRALRCHFPIKAGFFRRRIGVVKAVDEVDIELHAGETVGIVGESGSGKSTLGMCLLRLQDCSGEIDFQGQRLDQLAGRRLRPLRKEFQVVFQDPYSSLSPRMTVEQILREGLEIHFPGQDKVQHHERILKILAEVGLTEDMLWRYPHEFSGGQRQRIAIARAAVLEPKLILLDEPTSALDVSVQKQVLELLLRLQRRYHISYLFISHDLKVIRAVSHRIMVMRAGRIVEQGETDQLFNRPRDGYTQTLLRASLFSDHGDPHAVS from the coding sequence GTGGTTGACTCCCCGCATAACGATACCGACAGGCTGCTGGAGATCAAGGAACTCTCAGTCGCCTTCCGTGATCCCTCCGGTGGCTTCAACCGCGTGGTGCAAAGTGTGGACTTTCACGTCGCAGCGGGTGAGCGGGTCGCGCTGGTCGGTGAGTCGGGTTCGGGCAAGTCGGTGACGGCCCTGTCGATACTGCGACTGCACGAGCCGTCGCAGACGCGCTTCCCGAGTGGGCAGATCCTGTTCGCAGGGCGCAACCTGCTGGCACTGAACGACGCGGACATGCGTGCGCTGCGTGGCCGGGAGATCGCCATGATCTTCCAGGAGCCCATGAACTCGCTCAATCCGGTCCAGCCCATCGGCCGGCAATTGATGGAGCCGCTGCTGCTGCATGCCGGTGTCACCCAGACACAGGCGCGCCGGCGCATGCTCGAACTGCTGGACCGCACCGGTATCGTCGAGCCGCACAAGCGCTTCGATGCCTTCCCGCACATGCTGTCGGGTGGCCAGCGCCAGCGTGTCATGATCGCCATGGCGCTGGCCTGTTCGCCCAAGCTGCTGATCGCCGATGAGCCGACCACGGCACTGGACGTCACAGTGCAGGCGCAGATCCTGACGCTGCTCGAGGATCTGCAAAAGGAGTTCAGCATGGCCGTGCTGCTGATCAGCCACGATCTCAACCTGGTGCGGCGTTTCGCCGAGCGGGTCAGCGTGATGCGGAACGGCAGTATCGTGGAGCAGGGTGCCGTCACAGCGGTATTCGGTACCCCGCAGCACGCCTACACGCGGCAACTCATCGACGCGCAACCCCGACGCATGCTTGGCAGTGACGACGCCGTCGGTGCGCGTGCACTGCTGTTGCAGGGCCGCGCGCTGCGCTGCCATTTCCCGATCAAGGCAGGCTTCTTCCGCCGCCGGATCGGTGTGGTGAAGGCGGTCGATGAGGTCGATATCGAGCTGCACGCGGGCGAGACGGTCGGCATCGTCGGGGAGTCCGGCTCCGGCAAATCGACGCTCGGTATGTGCCTGCTGCGCCTGCAGGACTGCAGCGGTGAGATCGATTTCCAGGGCCAGCGTCTGGATCAGCTCGCGGGGCGGCGGCTGCGGCCCCTGCGTAAGGAGTTCCAGGTGGTGTTCCAGGATCCCTATTCCTCGCTGTCGCCGCGCATGACGGTCGAACAGATCCTGCGTGAAGGCCTGGAGATCCATTTCCCCGGACAGGACAAGGTGCAGCACCATGAGCGCATCCTGAAGATCCTCGCCGAGGTCGGGCTCACCGAGGACATGCTGTGGCGCTATCCACACGAGTTCTCCGGCGGCCAGCGTCAGCGCATCGCCATCGCCCGTGCGGCGGTACTCGAACCGAAGCTCATCCTGTTGGACGAGCCGACCAGCGCCCTGGACGTGTCGGTACAGAAGCAGGTTCTGGAGCTGCTGCTGCGGCTGCAACGGCGCTATCACATCAGCTATCTGTTCATCTCGCACGATCTCAAGGTCATCCGCGCTGTGTCGCACCGTATCATGGTCATGCGCGCCGGCCGGATCGTCGAGCAGGGTGAGACGGATCAGTTGTTCAATCGGCCTCGCGACGGCTACACGCAGACCCTGTTGCGCGCCTCGCTGTTCAGCGATCATGGGGACCCGCATGCTGTCAGCTGA
- a CDS encoding ABC transporter permease produces MSTGGVRLKTGTTAGWHVSPRQRSWMRFRANRRGYYSLWIFLVLFVVSLGAEFLSNDRPIVVQYQGEYFFPLFVAYPETVFGGDFETEADYTDPYVQDLLTRDSNWALYPPNPYSYNTINYYTDYPNPAPPSAENLLGTDDRGRDVLARLIYGFRLSVVFAFVLTTIGVLLGVVAGALQGYFGGRLDLFAQRLIEIWSSMPELYLLIIFASLFNPSILLLIVLLSLFGWMGLADYVRAEFLRGRNMDYVKAAHAMGLSNRRIMFRHLLPNSLTPVITFMPFRISGAILALTSLDFLGLGVPPSTPSLGELLSQGKENIEAWWLSMTTFVVLVGTLTLLIFIGEALREALDTRRG; encoded by the coding sequence ATGAGCACGGGAGGGGTCCGGCTGAAGACTGGCACGACTGCGGGCTGGCACGTATCGCCCCGTCAACGCAGTTGGATGCGCTTTCGTGCCAACCGCCGGGGCTATTACAGCCTGTGGATCTTCCTCGTGTTGTTTGTCGTCAGCCTGGGCGCGGAGTTTCTCTCCAATGATCGGCCCATTGTGGTGCAGTATCAGGGCGAGTACTTCTTTCCCTTGTTCGTCGCCTATCCGGAGACGGTGTTCGGTGGCGACTTCGAGACGGAAGCCGATTACACTGACCCCTATGTCCAGGATCTGCTGACGCGCGACAGCAACTGGGCCCTGTATCCGCCCAACCCCTACAGTTACAACACCATCAACTATTATACCGACTACCCCAATCCCGCACCGCCGTCGGCCGAGAACCTGCTCGGCACCGACGACCGCGGCCGCGATGTGCTGGCACGACTGATCTATGGCTTCCGCTTATCGGTGGTGTTCGCGTTCGTGCTCACCACCATCGGTGTGTTACTGGGTGTGGTGGCCGGCGCACTGCAGGGCTATTTCGGTGGGCGGCTGGATCTGTTCGCCCAGCGGCTGATCGAGATCTGGAGCTCCATGCCGGAGCTCTATCTGCTCATCATCTTCGCGTCGCTGTTCAATCCCAGTATCCTGCTGCTGATCGTGCTGCTGTCGCTGTTCGGCTGGATGGGCCTGGCCGACTATGTACGTGCGGAGTTTCTGCGTGGACGCAACATGGACTACGTCAAGGCGGCCCACGCGATGGGGCTGTCCAACCGCCGCATCATGTTCCGTCATCTGCTGCCCAACAGCCTGACGCCCGTGATCACCTTCATGCCGTTCCGCATCAGCGGTGCGATCCTGGCGTTGACCAGCCTGGACTTTCTTGGTCTGGGCGTGCCGCCATCGACGCCCAGCCTGGGCGAGCTGCTGTCGCAGGGGAAGGAGAACATCGAGGCCTGGTGGCTGTCGATGACGACCTTCGTCGTGCTGGTCGGTACGCTCACCCTGCTGATCTTCATCGGTGAGGCCTTGCGCGAGGCCCTGGATACCCGCCGTGGTTGA
- the yejB gene encoding microcin C ABC transporter permease YejB codes for MGTYILKRLLLMIPTLIGVMLVTFVVTQFVPGGPVEQLIQQLQGTGTQGEASAGGPRLYRGDAGLDAERIEQLKALYGFDKPAPQRFLEMLRHYAVFDFGDSYFHQASVIGLIVSKLPVSISLGLWTFFIVYLSCIPLGIAKAVRDGTPFDLITSTIILVGYAIPGFVLGILLLVLFGGGSFWDVFPLRDLVSDNFAELPWYGKIGDYLWHITLPVISLVVGSLAVMTMLTKNSFIEELRKQYVLTARAKGLPERRVLYRHVFRNAMIPLVTGFPAAFISAFFAGSILIETIFSLDGLGLLAYESILKRDYPVVLGTLYLFTLLGLIAKLLTDISYVLVDPRIQFESAGR; via the coding sequence ATGGGTACCTACATCCTGAAACGCCTGCTGCTCATGATCCCGACGCTGATCGGGGTCATGCTGGTCACCTTCGTGGTGACGCAGTTTGTGCCCGGTGGCCCGGTCGAGCAGTTGATTCAGCAGCTCCAGGGGACGGGTACGCAGGGTGAGGCCTCGGCCGGTGGCCCGCGCCTGTATCGCGGTGACGCCGGACTCGATGCGGAGCGCATCGAACAGCTCAAGGCGTTGTACGGCTTCGACAAGCCGGCCCCGCAACGCTTCCTGGAGATGTTGCGCCACTACGCCGTGTTCGATTTCGGCGACAGTTATTTTCACCAGGCATCGGTCATCGGCCTGATCGTCTCCAAGCTGCCCGTATCCATCAGTCTGGGCCTGTGGACCTTCTTCATCGTCTATCTGAGCTGCATCCCGCTGGGCATCGCCAAGGCGGTGCGCGACGGCACGCCCTTCGATCTGATCACCAGTACCATCATTCTGGTCGGCTACGCCATCCCGGGGTTCGTACTGGGTATCCTGCTGCTGGTGCTGTTCGGCGGTGGCAGCTTCTGGGATGTGTTTCCGCTGCGCGATCTGGTATCGGACAATTTCGCTGAACTACCCTGGTACGGCAAGATCGGTGACTACCTCTGGCACATCACCCTGCCAGTCATCTCGCTGGTGGTCGGCAGTCTGGCCGTCATGACCATGCTCACCAAAAACAGCTTCATCGAGGAATTGCGCAAGCAGTATGTGTTGACGGCACGCGCCAAGGGACTGCCGGAGCGGCGCGTACTCTACCGGCACGTGTTCCGCAACGCCATGATCCCGCTGGTGACCGGGTTCCCGGCGGCGTTCATCAGCGCCTTCTTTGCCGGCAGCATCCTGATCGAGACCATCTTCTCACTCGATGGCCTGGGGCTGCTGGCCTACGAATCCATCCTCAAGCGCGACTACCCCGTAGTCCTGGGCACACTGTATCTGTTCACCCTGCTGGGCCTGATCGCCAAGCTGCTGACCGACATCAGCTACGTACTGGTCGATCCACGTATTCAGTTCGAGTCGGCTGGCCGATGA